GGTGCTGCGCACCGTCTATCCGGCCGTGGACGGTCAGCCGTACCAGCGGATCGTGGAACCGGGCCGGCCCGTACTGGACCTGGTCGCCACCGGGCCGGACGGGCTCGACGCCGCCGTGGACGCCGCCGCCGGCCACGTCTTCGACCTCGCCGCCGAACTCCCCCTCCGGGCCACGCTGATCAGCGCGGAGTCCACTCAGGTGCTGGTGCTGCTCGTCCACCACATCGCGGCCGACGGCTGGTCCACCGGTCCCCTGCTGGCCGACCTGGCGGCCGCCTACGAGGCCCGGCTGGCCGGGGCGGCCCCCGCCTGGCAGCCGCTGCCCGTGCAGTACGCCGACTACACCCTGTGGGAGCGGGCCGCGCTCGACGGGGAGGCCGCTGCCGGGCACCTGGCCTACTGGCAGCAGACCCTCGGCGACGCGCCGCCGGTACTGGAGCTGACCTCCTCCCGTACCCGGCCGGCCGACGCCTCGCACCGCGGCGCGGCGACCCCCCTCGATCTGGACGCCGCGACGCACGCACGGCTGGAGCAGCTCGCCCTGGAGCACGGCACGACGCTGTTCACGGTGGTCCAGGCGGCCTTCGCGGCCCTGCTGACCCGGCACGGGGCGGGCACCGACCTGCCGCTGGGCACGGTGACCGCCGGCCGGGACGACGAGGCGCTCAGCGATCTCGTCGGCTTCTTCGTCAACACCCTGGTCCTGCGCTGCGACACCTCCGGCGACCCGCGTTTCTCGGAGCTGCTGGGCCGGGTCAAGGACACCGACCTCGCGGCCTACGCCCACCAGGACGTGCCCTTCGACCTCGTGGTGGAGCGGCTGAACCCGGTGCGCTCCACCGCCCACCACCCGCTCGTGCAGGCGATCGTCCAGGTCCATCCGGCCGAGCCGCAGACCCCGCCCGGGGCCGCGCTGGCCGGGACCGCGCTGGGCACCGCCTCCGGGTTCACCAAATTCGACCTGACGGTGTCCCTGTGGGAGGTCCGGGACGCCGGCGGGGCTCCGGGTGGTCTGGCCGGCGTACTGGAGTACGCGACGGACCTCTACGACGCGGACACCGCGGCGCTGCTGGCGACCCATCTGGCCCGCATCCTGCGGGCGGTGGCCGAGGAACCCGGGCAGCGGATCGGTGAGATACCGCTCATGAGCGCCGAGGAGGAGTTCCGGCTGGTCACCGAGTACAACGACACGGCGACCCCTCAGGCACCGTGCGGGCTGGTGCACGAGCGGTTCGCGGCGCAGGCCCGGCGGACCCCCGACCGGATCGCGCTCTCGTACGGGGAGGAGACCCTCACCTTCGCCGAGCTGGACTCCCGCGCCAACGCGCTGGCCCACCGGCTGATCGGGGAGGGCGTGGCGCGGGACGGGGCGGTCACCGTCCTGATGGACCGCACGCCGCACCTGCTGGTGGCGGCGCTGGCGGTGCTCAAGTGCGGAGCCGCTTACGTACCGCTGGACCCACGGCTGCCCGACGCGCGCGTCCGCATGATCAGCCAGGACGTGGCGGCGACGGTGCTGCTGACGCAGGAGGTGCACCTGGGCGGGTCGGCGGTGGAGCAGGAACGCGCCGCCGGCGTGCGGGCCCTGGCCGTCGACACCTTCGTCCCCGAGGGGGACACCACCGATCCGGGGATCGCGGTCGGTGAGGACGCCCTGATGTACGTGATGTTCACCTCCGGCTCCACCGGCCGGCCAAAGGGCGTCGGTGTCACCCACCGCAACGTGGTCGAGCTCGTCACCGACCGGTGCTGGAACCTCGCCAACCACCGGCGGATGCTGGTCCATTCGGCGATCGGGTTCGACGCCTCCACCTACGAGCTGTGGGTGCCGCTGCTGGGCGGCGGGCAGCTCGTCATCGCCCCCGGCGACGGTACCGACGTCGCCGAACTCGACCACGCCATCCGCACCCACGACGTCACGGCCGCCTACTTCACGATGGGCCTGTTCCACATCATGGCCGACGAGGGCCTGGACACCCTCAAGCTCCTGCGCGAGGTCTGGACGGGCGGTGACGTGGCCTCTCCCAGCGCCCTCCAGCGGGTGCTGACCCACTGCCCCGAGACCGTGCTCGTGCACTCCTACGGTCCGACGGAGACGACCTTCGCCTCCCACCAGCAGCGCTTCCCCCTCGCGCGGCGCACCCTGCACGGGGTGTACCTCGGGTCGGCGCTCGACAACACCCGCGTCCACGTCCTGGACGAGCGGCTGCGGCCCGTGCCGCCCGGGGTCGCCGGCGAGATGTACATCGCCGGGACCCAGGTGGCCCGCGGCTACATCGGCCGGCCGGGGCTGACGGCGGAACGGTTCGTCGCCGACCCCTTCGGCGCCGACGGCGGCCGGATGTACCGCACCGGAGACCTGGTGCACTGGACGGCGGACGGTGAACTGCGCTTCATCGGGCGGGCCGACGGCCAGATCAAGCTGCGCGGCTTCCGGATCGAACCCGGCGAGATCGAGGAGACCCTGGCCCGGCACCCGGGGATCGGGCAGGTCGCCGTGGTCGTCTTCGAGGAGGGGCCCGGCGGCAAACGGCTCGTGGCCTACGCGGTTCCGCGCGCCGGTCACACCCTCACCGAGGACGGGCTGCTGCGCTGGGCGGCGGAGGAACTCCCCGAGCACATGGTGCCGTCGGCGGCCGTCCTGCTCGACGCCATCCCGCTGACCGTCAACGGCAAACCCGACCGCAAGGCCCTGCCCGCGCCCGCCCCGGCCGCGCGGCCCGGCGGCCGGGCCCCGCGCACCCCGCGCGAGGAGGTCCTGTGCGGACTGTTCGCCGAGGTCCTGGGCGTCGAGGACGTCGGCATCGACGACAACTTCTTCGGCCTGGGCGGGCATTCGCTGCTCGGAGTGCGTCTGGTCAGCCGGATGCGGACCGTGCTGGGACTGGAGCGAGGGGTCCGCGACCTGTTCCGCACCCCGACCGTGGCCGGGCTGCTGGGCGACGAGCCCACCGGCTTCGACCCGATGGGGGTGCTGCTGCCCCTCACCACCCGTGGCTCGCGGGCCCCCCTGTTCTGCATCCACCCCGGTACCGGCGTCGGCTGGCCCTACGCCGGGCTCACCCAACACCTGGGCCCCGACCAGCCGCTGTACGCGATCCAGGCGCGGGCGCTGAGTGAGCTGGGCCACTCCCCCGAGTCGGTGGAGGAGATGGTCGAGGACTACCTGCCGCTGATCCGGGAGGTCCAGCCGCACGGCCCGTACCGCTTCCTCGGCTGGTCCTTCGGCGGAACCGTCGCGCACGCGCTCGCCGTCCGCCTCGCGGAGCTGGGCGAACGCACCGACCTGCTGGCCATGATGGACGTCCACCTGCTGCCCACCGAACCGGTGCGGCGCCGGATGACGCCCGCGCAGAAGCGGGACATGCTCGTCGGCGACGCCACGCACGAGCCGGCGGACGCACCGTTCGACGTCGACGCGCTGATCGGCCTGGTCCGGTTGAAGGACCCGGTGCTAGGCGCCTTCTCCGACGCGGAGATCCGCTCCGTGATCGGCGCCTCCATCAACCACGCCGAAATCATGAACCTGTACGCCCCGCGCCCGGTCGCCACGGACCTGCTCTTCCTGGCGGCCATCGAGGACGGGGAAACGGAAAACACCCTCGCGCAGCACTGGATTCCCTACATCGAGGGCTGCGTGGAGAATCACGTCATCGGGGTTCCGCACACCAGAATGGGTGAACCGGAACCGCTCGCTTTGATCGGCCGTATCCTTTCCGAGAAATTGAGGAGTCTGTCATGACCAACCCGTTCGACGACAACGAGGGCACCTTCAACGTCGTGGTCAACGCCGAGGGCCAGCACGCCCTGTGGCCGGTCTTCGCCGACGTTCCCGCAGGCTGGGACGTGGCGTGGGGCGAGGGGACGCGGGCGGACGCGCTCGCGTACGTGGAGGAGAACTGGACGGACATCCGCCCGAAGAGCCTTCTCGCGCAGTACGCCTAGACAGCTTTGGGTAATCGAGGAGCCGTGTCCCGCACCGCGGGGCGCGGCTTCTCGCGTGCCCGCGTCCGGAATTCGCCCGGAATTCCTCCATACTGCCGCAGGAACTTCCCCTCCACCGGTCGGGCGCTTTCTATATTTCTCGGTATGCGACGACGGAATGTGAACATCCTGCTGACGGGTACGGCGTCCGATTCCCATACCTGGAATCTCGTCTACCTCCAGCTCTTCCTGGAGGAGCTCGGGCACCGGGTCCACAACCTGGGGCCCTGCGTACCGGACGACCTGCTGGCCGGCGTCTGCGCGGACCGTGACCCGGACCTCGTCGTGGTCAGCAGCGTCAACGGGCACGGCTACCGGGACGGGCTCGGCGCCGTCCGGGCCCTGCGGGCCCGCGGACTGACGGTGCCCGTCGTCATCGGCGGAAAGCTCGGCGTGGCCGGCGTGGCCGACCCTCGGCAGCGGGCCCGGCTCCTTGACGCGGGCTTCGACGCCGTCTTCGACGACGGCGACGTGGGGCGGCTGCGCGGCTATCTGGGCGCCGTACCGCAAGCGCACGTACGGGCCGTCGCATGACCGCCGCCACGCTCGCCGCACCGCACGTGGCCGCCCCCTCGCCCGCCGGCGCCGCGGGCTTCGGCGCCTTCGTCGGCGCCTGCGCCGCCGCCGGGCAGCTCGTCGTCCAGCCCCGGATGGGTTTCAGTGATCCGCGCCGGATGCGGGACGGGCTGGAGCGGACCAAGTCGGCCGTCGCCACCACCGTCGGCACCCTCACCATCGACAGCTACACCCGGGTCGGCGCACACGCCGCCGCCCGCGCCGCCCTGGCCGAGGGCACACCGCTCAACGGCTACCCGATCGCCACCCACCCCACCGCGCAGACCCGGTCCCTGCTCGACGGGGTCCTGGACGCCGCGTTCCCCGTCCAGGTCCGGCACGGCTCCTCCCGCCCCGAGGCCATCGTCCGCGCGCTCGTCGCCGCCGGGCTGGACGCCACCGAGGGCGGCCCGGTCTCCTACTGCCTGCCCTACGGCCGGACCCCGCTCGCCGAGTCCGTGGACAACTGGGCCCGCTGCTGCGAACTGCTCGCCGCACTGGCCCCGGCCCCGCGGACGCCGCACCTGG
This Streptomyces sp. NBC_00539 DNA region includes the following protein-coding sequences:
- a CDS encoding amino acid adenylation domain-containing protein, whose product is MPSTAPTASAVLDGGPAITPAPGVLDRIAAQDAERVALVDGERRLTYGQLALAVAFRADELAGAGAGPGRLVAVHRPRGADAVVGLLAALRTGAAYLPLDPGAPAARNASILADCAGADVPLTEGESVLPGPGVCRDAAYVIYTSGSTGTPNGVVVGREALAHFVAGATAQYGITAGDRVLQFAPLHFDASVEEVFLTLGAGGTLVLRDEDMLDVPGLLAGCVAHGITVLDLPTAYWHELAHALATGVAELPPTLRTVVIGGEAALPERVAQWCRAVDPDRVRLLNTYGPTEATVVATVADLSRHPGGPVPIGLPLPGVRTAVVDGELWLLGGGLASGYLGRPELTATRFAALEGQRAYRTGDLVHVREEDGQLGFQGRADDEVKINGHRVDPASVESVLTGHPGVREAAVVPRETPDGVKRLVAFVVADAGVGAAALRSRVRAALPAAAVPSAVHLVDALPRTSSGKIDRKLLRAPVDDGAADRVFDGVVLPAEDRVPLSFAQRRLWFLAGLEGPSATYNLPLVLRLDAVPDRRALAAALADVVERHEVLRTVYPAVDGEPYQHVLAAPEVPLTVRDCTPEELAPLVARFTAGTFDLGAHLPLRARLFLPGDGSATLALLTHHIATDGWSVPPLLRDLGQAYQARLGGGTPRWEPLPVQYADYTLWQQELLADPAPLLAHWRDALDGMPAVLDLPADRPRPAEPTGEGATLTARLDAGAHRRLAALAEDRGASMLMALQPALALTLAAAGAGTDIAVGTPVAGRGDEALSDLVGFFVNTLVLRTDVAGGACYAELVDRAREADLAAYAHQELPFDLLVEHLNPERGLAVNPFFQVMLTVQEEGDTALDLGGGLTGRFVEPGLEAAKFDLSASCVELPDGGLEVWWQYAADLFDAPTAQLLLDVFLRALSRAADDPHGPTGDAAPPLLTEEEAAALAERRERLARARALEPAPAATAGDPAVTEVLCTLFAEVIGLGRVAPDENFFSVGGHSMMGVRLVNRIRATLGVEARIRDLFLAPTPAELAVRLLREAAPAGRPALVPVPPQERPELLPLSYAQRRLWFVDQLEGPSRSYTIPFALRLEGAPDPAVLAEALADVAGRHEVLRTVYPAVDGQPYQRIVEPGRPVLDLVATGPDGLDAAVDAAAGHVFDLAAELPLRATLISAESTQVLVLLVHHIAADGWSTGPLLADLAAAYEARLAGAAPAWQPLPVQYADYTLWERAALDGEAAAGHLAYWQQTLGDAPPVLELTSSRTRPADASHRGAATPLDLDAATHARLEQLALEHGTTLFTVVQAAFAALLTRHGAGTDLPLGTVTAGRDDEALSDLVGFFVNTLVLRCDTSGDPRFSELLGRVKDTDLAAYAHQDVPFDLVVERLNPVRSTAHHPLVQAIVQVHPAEPQTPPGAALAGTALGTASGFTKFDLTVSLWEVRDAGGAPGGLAGVLEYATDLYDADTAALLATHLARILRAVAEEPGQRIGEIPLMSAEEEFRLVTEYNDTATPQAPCGLVHERFAAQARRTPDRIALSYGEETLTFAELDSRANALAHRLIGEGVARDGAVTVLMDRTPHLLVAALAVLKCGAAYVPLDPRLPDARVRMISQDVAATVLLTQEVHLGGSAVEQERAAGVRALAVDTFVPEGDTTDPGIAVGEDALMYVMFTSGSTGRPKGVGVTHRNVVELVTDRCWNLANHRRMLVHSAIGFDASTYELWVPLLGGGQLVIAPGDGTDVAELDHAIRTHDVTAAYFTMGLFHIMADEGLDTLKLLREVWTGGDVASPSALQRVLTHCPETVLVHSYGPTETTFASHQQRFPLARRTLHGVYLGSALDNTRVHVLDERLRPVPPGVAGEMYIAGTQVARGYIGRPGLTAERFVADPFGADGGRMYRTGDLVHWTADGELRFIGRADGQIKLRGFRIEPGEIEETLARHPGIGQVAVVVFEEGPGGKRLVAYAVPRAGHTLTEDGLLRWAAEELPEHMVPSAAVLLDAIPLTVNGKPDRKALPAPAPAARPGGRAPRTPREEVLCGLFAEVLGVEDVGIDDNFFGLGGHSLLGVRLVSRMRTVLGLERGVRDLFRTPTVAGLLGDEPTGFDPMGVLLPLTTRGSRAPLFCIHPGTGVGWPYAGLTQHLGPDQPLYAIQARALSELGHSPESVEEMVEDYLPLIREVQPHGPYRFLGWSFGGTVAHALAVRLAELGERTDLLAMMDVHLLPTEPVRRRMTPAQKRDMLVGDATHEPADAPFDVDALIGLVRLKDPVLGAFSDAEIRSVIGASINHAEIMNLYAPRPVATDLLFLAAIEDGETENTLAQHWIPYIEGCVENHVIGVPHTRMGEPEPLALIGRILSEKLRSLS
- a CDS encoding cobalamin B12-binding domain-containing protein; the encoded protein is MRRRNVNILLTGTASDSHTWNLVYLQLFLEELGHRVHNLGPCVPDDLLAGVCADRDPDLVVVSSVNGHGYRDGLGAVRALRARGLTVPVVIGGKLGVAGVADPRQRARLLDAGFDAVFDDGDVGRLRGYLGAVPQAHVRAVA
- a CDS encoding MbtH family protein — translated: MTNPFDDNEGTFNVVVNAEGQHALWPVFADVPAGWDVAWGEGTRADALAYVEENWTDIRPKSLLAQYA